Proteins encoded together in one Aurantiacibacter aquimixticola window:
- a CDS encoding phage major tail protein, TP901-1 family encodes MSAQKGSAFLLKIGDGAQPPAYETVAGLRTTQMSINGDAVVVTHKESGGWRDLLSGAGVRSVSVSAAGIFLASEAETAIRAHALAGTIDEYELSFEDGERLRGRFLVQRLDYSGDFNGERNYTLQLESSGPVMPS; translated from the coding sequence ATGTCAGCTCAAAAAGGCTCCGCCTTCCTCCTCAAGATCGGGGACGGCGCCCAGCCCCCTGCATATGAAACCGTTGCCGGCTTGCGCACCACGCAGATGTCGATCAACGGCGATGCCGTCGTCGTCACGCACAAGGAATCGGGCGGCTGGCGCGATCTGCTCTCCGGCGCCGGCGTGCGCTCCGTCTCGGTCAGCGCGGCGGGTATTTTCCTCGCCAGCGAAGCCGAGACCGCGATCCGCGCCCATGCCCTCGCCGGCACGATCGACGAATACGAATTGTCCTTCGAGGATGGCGAGCGCCTGCGCGGTCGTTTCCTCGTCCAGCGGCTCGACTATTCGGGCGATTTCAACGGTGAGCGCAATTACACGTTGCAGCTGGAAAGCTCCGGCCCGGTGATGCCGTCGTGA
- a CDS encoding phage major capsid protein — MDIQIPTQTVTADPAQPAASDPMAESFDIVARQDKTEADVKTLRSDVDEVKARLDRVSRAASRPAIAASSAEPTAEVKGFVDGYLRRGREDEIKSISGAVPRDGGYAVPRQIDTLISSELKEISPIRALAQVVQTGSAGYRKLVTTGGTASGWVGETAGRPQTDTPEFAEIAPPTGELYANPAASQAMLDDAGFDMEAWLASEIAMEFARAEGSAFVNGSGVDQPLGFLSSPTSMAGDAVRPFGSLQYIGTGDADGFGTNPEARLIDLVHTMKAGHRQGASWVMNSATLSEVRKLKTSDGAFLWQPGLVEGQPDRLLGYPVVEAEDMPDVAGGAFPIAFGNFRAGYLIAERSATQVLRDPFTNKPFVHFYATKRVGGQVLDSAAIKLLKIEV; from the coding sequence ATGGATATCCAGATTCCCACCCAGACAGTTACCGCCGACCCGGCCCAGCCGGCCGCGTCCGATCCGATGGCCGAAAGCTTCGATATCGTCGCGCGGCAGGACAAGACAGAGGCCGACGTGAAGACGCTTCGTTCGGATGTCGACGAGGTGAAAGCCCGGCTCGACCGGGTCAGCCGCGCCGCGTCGCGTCCCGCCATCGCCGCATCGTCCGCCGAGCCGACCGCCGAGGTCAAGGGCTTCGTCGACGGCTATCTGCGCCGCGGCCGCGAGGACGAGATCAAGTCGATTTCCGGCGCCGTACCGCGCGATGGCGGCTATGCCGTGCCGCGCCAGATCGACACGCTCATTTCGAGCGAATTGAAGGAAATCTCGCCAATTCGCGCGCTGGCACAAGTCGTGCAGACCGGCAGCGCCGGTTATCGCAAGCTCGTCACTACCGGCGGCACCGCCTCGGGCTGGGTTGGCGAGACAGCCGGTCGCCCGCAAACCGACACGCCGGAATTCGCCGAGATCGCTCCGCCGACCGGAGAGCTCTACGCCAATCCGGCGGCAAGCCAGGCGATGCTCGACGATGCCGGTTTCGACATGGAAGCATGGCTGGCGAGCGAAATCGCCATGGAATTCGCCCGCGCAGAAGGCTCCGCCTTCGTCAACGGTTCCGGCGTCGACCAGCCGCTCGGCTTCCTTTCCTCGCCGACGTCCATGGCCGGCGATGCGGTCCGCCCCTTCGGCTCGCTGCAATATATCGGCACGGGCGATGCGGACGGTTTCGGCACCAACCCGGAAGCGCGGCTGATCGACCTCGTCCACACGATGAAGGCCGGGCATCGCCAGGGCGCGAGTTGGGTGATGAATTCGGCAACGCTCAGCGAAGTGCGCAAACTGAAGACCAGCGACGGCGCGTTCCTGTGGCAGCCGGGCCTCGTCGAGGGCCAGCCGGATCGACTGCTCGGCTATCCGGTAGTCGAGGCCGAGGACATGCCCGATGTCGCGGGCGGCGCTTTCCCGATCGCCTTCGGCAATTTCCGCGCCGGTTACCTGATCGCTGAACGCAGCGCCACGCAGGTGCTGCGCGATCCGTTCACCAACAAGCCCTTCGTCCACTTCTACGCGACCAAGCGCGTGGGCGGCCAGGTGCTCGATAGTGCAGCGATCAAACTGCTCAAGATCGAGGTGTAG
- a CDS encoding gene transfer agent family protein, producing the protein MTANVLRGEAAIVIHGTARVLRPTFAALVAAEEELGPLFALVERASEGQLRLTEIAALFWHCLAERGATTRDDVGEAVMAAGLAAVSKPLRALLAQILQGRA; encoded by the coding sequence GTGACCGCGAATGTTCTGCGCGGTGAGGCGGCTATCGTCATCCACGGCACAGCGCGCGTGCTGCGCCCGACCTTTGCCGCACTGGTCGCCGCCGAGGAGGAATTGGGGCCGCTCTTTGCGCTCGTCGAGAGGGCGAGCGAAGGACAGCTGCGCCTCACCGAGATCGCCGCGTTGTTCTGGCATTGCCTGGCAGAGCGCGGCGCAACGACACGCGATGACGTCGGAGAAGCGGTGATGGCGGCGGGGCTTGCCGCCGTGTCGAAGCCGCTGCGCGCGCTTCTGGCGCAAATCCTCCAGGGCCGGGCCTGA
- a CDS encoding phage portal protein produces MQFLSSLRSAFKGGAGSRVPLARSFQSPWGWTYEQGGARAPFEYRSAVRHAFLDNPVAQRAVRIVSEGVGGAPLSASDDGAMALVNASSAGQSLLETLAAHLLLHGNAFVQIAKDGAGQPVELFALRPERVAIVPGEDGWPAAYRYRLGERTLELPVEDEHGWPSVVHLKAFHPADDHYGAGCLSAAEQAVAIHNAAAHWNRALLENAARPSGALVYDGGADTAGLTTDQFERLKAELQSAYQGGGNAGRPMLLEGGLKWQSLSLSPADMDFAELKSAAARDIALAFGVPPMLLGLPGDNTYANYREANRALWRLTLLPLSGKILGGLAEGLSPWFPGLSLTVDLDQVTALSEDRERLWKQVSAAEFLSTEEKRSLLGLAPAGDTK; encoded by the coding sequence ATGCAATTTCTCTCATCGCTACGCTCCGCCTTCAAGGGCGGGGCGGGTTCTCGCGTGCCTTTGGCGCGCTCGTTTCAGTCGCCCTGGGGGTGGACCTACGAGCAGGGCGGGGCGCGGGCGCCGTTCGAATATCGCTCCGCCGTGCGCCATGCCTTTCTCGACAATCCGGTGGCGCAGCGCGCGGTGCGGATCGTGTCCGAAGGCGTGGGCGGCGCGCCGCTCAGCGCCTCCGACGATGGCGCGATGGCGCTCGTAAATGCCTCGAGCGCGGGGCAATCACTGCTCGAAACGCTCGCCGCGCATCTGCTGCTGCACGGCAATGCCTTCGTGCAGATCGCGAAGGACGGCGCGGGCCAGCCTGTCGAACTGTTCGCGCTGCGGCCCGAGCGCGTTGCGATCGTGCCGGGAGAGGATGGCTGGCCCGCAGCCTATCGCTATCGCCTGGGCGAGCGGACGCTGGAATTGCCGGTGGAGGATGAGCATGGCTGGCCCTCGGTCGTGCATCTGAAAGCCTTCCACCCGGCAGACGATCACTACGGCGCGGGGTGCCTCTCCGCTGCCGAGCAGGCCGTCGCGATCCACAATGCTGCCGCCCACTGGAATCGCGCTTTGCTGGAGAATGCGGCGCGGCCATCGGGCGCGCTGGTCTATGACGGCGGCGCAGACACGGCCGGCCTTACGACCGACCAGTTCGAGCGGCTGAAGGCGGAATTGCAATCAGCCTATCAGGGCGGCGGCAATGCCGGGCGGCCCATGCTGCTGGAAGGCGGGCTGAAATGGCAGAGCCTCTCCCTCTCCCCCGCCGATATGGACTTCGCGGAGCTGAAGTCCGCCGCCGCGCGCGATATCGCGCTCGCGTTCGGCGTGCCGCCCATGCTGCTCGGCCTGCCGGGCGACAACACCTACGCCAATTATCGCGAGGCCAATCGCGCGCTGTGGCGCCTCACCCTGCTGCCGCTTTCGGGCAAGATCCTGGGCGGTCTCGCGGAGGGTCTGTCGCCGTGGTTCCCGGGCCTGTCGCTCACCGTCGATCTCGACCAGGTGACCGCGCTTTCCGAGGACCGCGAGCGGCTGTGGAAGCAGGTGAGCGCGGCGGAATTCCTGAGCACGGAAGAAAAGCGCAGCCTGCTCGGCCTCGCCCCTGCCGGAGATACGAAATGA
- a CDS encoding HK97 family phage prohead protease — MRIAGYAALFDIADGAKDTIRPGAFARTLAERRDPIPLFWQHRPDQRIGSVELAQEDDRGLRVIARIDNPESRAVSALLSKAANGLSFGYRARGFRRSPAGRVLEDIDLFEVSLVTRPLQHGARIHLIS; from the coding sequence ATGCGGATCGCCGGTTACGCCGCGCTGTTCGACATTGCCGACGGCGCGAAAGACACGATCCGGCCCGGCGCTTTCGCCAGAACACTGGCCGAGCGTCGCGATCCGATCCCGCTCTTCTGGCAGCATCGGCCCGACCAGCGCATCGGCTCAGTCGAGCTTGCGCAGGAGGATGACCGCGGATTGCGCGTCATCGCCCGGATCGACAATCCCGAAAGCCGCGCCGTCTCCGCCCTGCTTTCCAAAGCCGCGAACGGCCTCAGCTTCGGCTACCGCGCGCGAGGCTTTCGCCGCTCGCCCGCTGGCCGTGTGCTGGAAGACATCGACCTGTTCGAAGTAAGCCTCGTCACCCGTCCGCTCCAGCACGGAGCGAGAATACACCTGATTTCCTGA
- a CDS encoding DUF3168 domain-containing protein translates to MMENTLRMALIAWLASDPLLSAALNDVAEEAPSRAAPPWLGIAASASTDWSTKTRKGREVRVALELETRGEEAAQTAATAALIEDRIAALSPDQDGFAIANVTFLRTRAAQRSLNRRATLLEYRFRLLAA, encoded by the coding sequence ATGATGGAAAACACCCTTCGCATGGCACTCATCGCATGGCTGGCCAGCGATCCGCTGCTGTCCGCCGCGCTCAACGATGTCGCCGAGGAAGCGCCGTCGCGCGCCGCGCCGCCCTGGCTGGGCATTGCCGCAAGCGCGAGCACGGACTGGAGCACCAAGACCCGCAAGGGTCGCGAAGTGCGCGTGGCGCTCGAACTCGAAACGCGCGGAGAGGAGGCAGCGCAAACCGCCGCCACCGCCGCGCTGATCGAAGATCGCATCGCCGCGCTGTCGCCGGACCAGGACGGTTTCGCCATCGCCAACGTGACTTTCCTGCGCACCCGGGCCGCGCAACGCTCGCTCAACAGACGCGCAACGCTGCTCGAATACCGCTTCCGGCTTTTGGCCGCCTAA
- a CDS encoding GIY-YIG nuclease family protein: protein MQRDFAPTVYLLASARNGTLYVGVTSNLMQRIAQHRAGIGGGFAARHRVTRLVWFEQHGTMEHAIIREKRIKKWNRAWKLRLIEADNPDWRDLAEEFGFKPLG from the coding sequence ATGCAGCGCGATTTCGCTCCAACCGTTTATCTTCTGGCCTCCGCGCGCAACGGCACACTCTATGTCGGCGTCACATCCAATTTGATGCAGCGCATTGCTCAGCACCGCGCAGGAATCGGCGGAGGATTCGCCGCCAGACATCGCGTCACGCGGCTTGTGTGGTTCGAACAGCACGGGACTATGGAGCACGCGATTATTCGCGAGAAACGCATCAAGAAATGGAACCGCGCGTGGAAACTGAGACTGATCGAGGCTGACAATCCGGACTGGCGCGATCTTGCGGAGGAGTTCGGTTTCAAACCGCTCGGCTGA
- a CDS encoding phage tail assembly chaperone — translation MEATFAAGARRLAGGAGRLLGWPPHWFWQATPAELAAILDPESEPRGDGIDRAALQRMMEMDDNGR, via the coding sequence ATGGAAGCCACCTTCGCCGCCGGCGCGCGGCGATTGGCGGGCGGCGCGGGCAGGCTGCTCGGCTGGCCGCCGCACTGGTTCTGGCAGGCCACCCCGGCCGAACTCGCTGCAATCCTCGATCCCGAAAGCGAACCTCGCGGCGACGGGATCGACCGCGCGGCGCTGCAACGCATGATGGAAATGGACGACAATGGACGATGA
- a CDS encoding DUF6127 family protein: protein MNREDMLAALIAQAQTQDGGADLVTLRAIVEEASEVGARRVLDRLGLGDDNAQDDLDELRDLLGAWRTAKASAWKAAVDWLVRVLGALLLVGIAVRLNVAELLR, encoded by the coding sequence ATGAACCGCGAAGACATGCTCGCCGCGTTGATCGCGCAGGCGCAAACGCAGGACGGCGGGGCTGACCTCGTCACCTTGCGCGCCATTGTCGAGGAAGCGAGCGAAGTCGGCGCGCGGCGCGTGCTCGACCGGCTCGGCCTGGGCGACGACAACGCGCAGGACGATCTCGACGAATTGCGCGACCTGCTCGGCGCCTGGCGCACGGCCAAGGCCAGCGCCTGGAAGGCGGCAGTGGACTGGCTCGTCCGCGTGCTGGGCGCTTTGCTGCTGGTCGGCATCGCGGTCAGGCTCAACGTCGCGGAGCTGCTGCGGTGA
- a CDS encoding head-tail connector protein, with protein sequence MRRAIVVPPVLAADALDELKRWLAITTTRDDASLEALLRAALDTCEAFTRIMPLEAECEEVLPAMRGWQSLVATPVQAITAMEAITSDSARTPLDPGQYLLDIAADGCGRVHLLASPAVSRVSVRFTAGLAPDWAGLPEGIRHGVLRLAAHHYRQRNEGGGQAPPAAVVALWQPWRRMRVA encoded by the coding sequence ATGAGGCGGGCTATTGTCGTACCGCCCGTGCTGGCGGCCGATGCTTTGGACGAGCTCAAACGGTGGCTCGCCATCACCACCACACGTGATGACGCCTCGCTCGAAGCGTTGTTGCGCGCAGCACTGGACACCTGCGAGGCGTTCACGCGCATCATGCCGCTGGAAGCTGAATGCGAAGAGGTGCTGCCCGCCATGCGCGGCTGGCAATCGCTCGTCGCCACGCCGGTGCAGGCCATCACCGCGATGGAAGCGATCACATCGGATAGCGCGCGCACGCCGCTCGATCCCGGACAGTATCTCCTGGATATCGCGGCAGATGGCTGCGGCCGCGTGCACCTGCTGGCCTCTCCAGCGGTGAGCCGTGTGAGTGTTCGCTTCACTGCGGGCCTCGCCCCCGACTGGGCAGGTCTGCCCGAGGGCATTCGCCACGGCGTGCTGCGGCTTGCCGCGCACCATTATCGCCAGCGCAATGAAGGCGGCGGGCAGGCTCCGCCAGCGGCAGTTGTCGCTCTGTGGCAGCCCTGGCGCCGGATGCGCGTGGCATGA
- a CDS encoding tail tape measure protein → MDDEIETLMVDVRASTSGFRSDVQEMRSALDSSLLDGFAKAGDVLERGLVSAIRRGKLSFEELKNVALKALGEIAAQAIQSGFGSLFGQGQGGGQGQGGGFNFGSALQGIFGSLLGLPGRATGGPVSPGNAYLVGERGPEVFVPTSAGRVETGSGKGARDVRVAINLSAPRATGSPQMLRRSSRQVASAVARAMRES, encoded by the coding sequence ATGGACGATGAAATCGAAACCCTGATGGTCGATGTGCGCGCAAGCACCAGCGGCTTTCGCAGCGACGTGCAGGAGATGCGCAGCGCGCTGGACAGCTCGCTGCTCGATGGCTTCGCCAAGGCTGGCGACGTGCTGGAACGCGGGCTTGTCTCGGCCATTCGCCGGGGCAAGCTGAGCTTCGAAGAATTGAAGAACGTGGCGCTGAAGGCGCTCGGAGAAATTGCCGCGCAGGCCATCCAGTCAGGCTTCGGATCGCTGTTCGGCCAAGGTCAGGGCGGTGGCCAGGGCCAGGGTGGTGGCTTCAATTTCGGCTCCGCCCTGCAGGGCATTTTCGGTTCCCTGCTCGGTCTGCCCGGTCGTGCAACCGGCGGGCCGGTATCGCCCGGCAATGCTTATCTCGTAGGCGAACGCGGACCCGAAGTGTTCGTGCCGACCAGCGCCGGGCGTGTCGAGACCGGCAGCGGCAAGGGCGCGCGCGATGTGCGCGTTGCGATCAACCTTTCCGCGCCGCGCGCAACCGGCAGCCCGCAAATGCTGCGCCGCTCGTCGCGCCAGGTGGCGAGCGCCGTCGCCCGCGCGATGCGGGAAAGCTGA